The Anopheles coluzzii chromosome 2, AcolN3, whole genome shotgun sequence genome window below encodes:
- the LOC120949230 gene encoding integrator complex subunit 12-like, translating to MASALDIDPTFKHALKLLHSPHSDATEKIRNLLDELIKQRYGSGKTLINTLSKKHLAEEPLAGGSNLYVRKQKVIEPKPIPVINLDPDPEPIATGTIECIVSAPEALTMPPLSSGSILISTSDLEGNDEDDDVIMEEDKLKELEDLMCVVCRLMDVSSRNRLVECADCHALYHQECHKPVISEADANDEENAWYCTICRSKQAVAKLATPAVVPTPPIPVATSPSPTIGSSSSKSSSHSKSGSSSKSAESSSSSSSSSSSKHKSSKSGNKSSDSSHERDRDRDRDRGERDRDRERDRDRDRDRDRDRERDRDRSSKSSSSGGGTGSSSSSSGAANAGSSAGNSVGTPNINIISADKRLQMMKKKAAKMQDSKRKHK from the coding sequence ATGGCATCAGCGCTAGATATTGATCCAACGTTCAAACATGCACTTAAGCTTCTCCACTCGCCCCACTCGGATGCGACAGAAAAGATACGTAATCTGCTGGACGAACTCATCAAACAACGGTATGGCAGTGGGAAAACGTTAATTAACACCTTGAGCAAGAAGCACCTTGCCGAGGAGCCGCTTGCGGGTGGAAGCAATCTATACGTGCGCAAGCAGAAAGTAATCGAACCGAAGCCCATCCCGGTGATAAATCTCGATCCGGATCCGGAACCGATTGCAACCGGTACGATCGAATGCATAGTGAGCGCACCGGAAGCTCTGACCATGCCGCCGCTTTCATCTGGTTCGATACTGATCTCTACCTCCGACCTGGAGGGTAACGACGAGGACGATGACGTCATCATGGAGGAAGATAAGCTGAAAGAACTGGAAGACTTGATGTGTGTCGTTTGCCGCTTGATGGACGTTAGCTCCCGTAACCGGCTGGTCGAATGTGCCGACTGTCACGCACTGTACCATCAGGAATGCCACAAACCCGTCATTTCGGAAGCGGACGCCAACGACGAGGAGAACGCTTGGTACTGCACGATCTGTCGCAGCAAACAGGCGGTCGCCAAGCTGGCAACTCCAGCGGTGGTGCCCACACCGCCCATACCCGTCGCAACATCGCCGTCGCCAACTATTGGCAGCTCGTCGTCAAAGTCATCGTCCCATTCGAAGagtggtagcagcagcaagtcTGCCGAATCGTCATCCAGCTCTAgctcgtccagcagcagcaagcacaaATCATCCAAGAGTGGCAACAAATCGTCCGATTCTTCGCACGAACGTGATAGGGATCGTGACCGTGACCGAGGCGagcgcgatcgcgatcgtgaGCGGGACCGTGATCGCGATCGTGACCGCGACCGTGATCGCGAAAGAGACCGCGATAGGTCGTCCAAATCTTCTTCTAGCGGTGGTGGCACTggctcctcgtcgtcgtccagTGGGGCTGCGAATGCTGGCTCCAGTGCTGGAAATTCGGTTGGCACACCGAACATTAACATCATCAGCGCAGATAAACGATTGCAAATGATGAAGAAAAAGGCTGCCAAAATGCAAGATAGCAAAAGGAAGCACAAGTAG